CCGCTGTTGCGGGAATGAGAATCCCGAGTCCTAGGCCACTAGACGATGGGGGCAAAATGCCGCTGTTTTCAACGGCGGCACGAATATAGTAAAATTAGTCCTTATAGTAAAGGTCTAAATTGCTTTTTACAGCAGTGCCATTTTCGATGTTGTTGACATACTGATTGAAGATAGAGGAAGAAGCGAAGCGTGCGCTGTTTTCCTTGTCGTCCTTGACGGCGCTCTTGACAGCAGCTTCATCAGCAGCCTTCTTCGAGACAACCTTCATCATCACGGCACCATCGTTGGCCTGAATGACCGGGCCCCATTCGCCTTCCTTCTGAGCAAGAACAGCACCGGCGAACTTCGGGTTAGAATAACCGAAGCCCTGGACGTAGCCTTCGAGAGAAGTCGTGAGCGTCTGGAAGTTAACCTTGTCGACGGAGATTTCGCTCTGGGTAGAATCGGCGGCCGGCTTGTAGGCCTTCACCTTTTCGGCAACAGAATTGAGATAGTTGGCGCAAGCTTCTCCAGCCTTCTTGCGGGCGAGAGCATTCTTGATGTTGGGTTCGGCGTAAGCAAAGCTACGTTCACCCGGCTTCACGACATCGGTCTTGTAGAAGATGGCAACAAAGTTGTCGTTCTTGAGCACCGGAGAGACGAGGCTAGCTTCGTCCGGGAGATTCTCGTTCGGCCAGGCATAAGCGGTAAGGCCCTTGAGGTAGCCGAGCTTTTCGATAGAGCTTCCACGATCGACCCAGTTAGAAGTGAAGACATCGACGTTGCGTTCCTTGGCAGCAGCGGCGAAATCCTTGCCAGCATCGACATCAGCCTTGATACCGGAGAGAATCCTTTCGAGGCTGTCGACCGTCTCGGAAGAGGCGTTCACGACGAGGAGGATATGACCGGCCTTGATTTTCTCGGCACCCGTAGAATCCTGGATCTTGCCGTAAGACTTGATGATGTGGAAACCGAAGCGAGTACGGATCGGAAGAGAAACTGCGCCGGAATCAAGAGCATAGGCAGCGTCTTCGAATTCCTTCACATAAGTTCCCTTGGGCATGTAGTCTTCGCTCAGGAGGCCGCCCTTTTCGGCGGAAGCGAGGTCTTCGGAAGAGACACGGGCCAAGTCTTCGAACGTGGTCGCGACAGAGGAATCCGTGAGCTGGTTGTAAATGGTCATCGCATAGTCCTTGATGCGTTCCTCGTCACCGGTAGTGGCGGCAACAGGGATGCTTGCAACCAGGAACCTGGCGGCGTCATCGGCAACATAGAAGCTATCCTTGTTGGCTTCGAAATAAGCCTTGGCAGAAGCATCATCAATGCTTTCGGCAGAGACTTCAAAAGCGGAATTAGGAACGACTGCCACCTGCAGTTCGACCTGCGTTTCGCGGCGGTTCGCAATCCATTCGGATTCGAGAGAAGTCTGGTGAATGCCGGCACCGACCAACATCTGCAACTGGCGCATCGGGATAGTCGTGTTCTTGAGGTCTTCTTCGTACTGGAGCATCACGCCCCACTGGAAGGCTTCGCGAGTATCGAGCCAGGCATCGTAATCGGCCTTGTTGAAGGTCGAATCCGTGAGGAACTTAGGAAGAGTGGCGATGTAGGCCTGAGCGCGCTGGTTGGCATCTTCCTGGGAAGTCGCCTGACGCTGGATGGAATAGAGACGCTGCTGGGCTTCTTGCACCAGACGGGCGCGAACGGCATCCGGGTTACGCTTGAATTCAGAACGGAGTTCCGCGACAGAAGCCCTGAGGTCGGCCTTGCCATATTCCTTCTGCAGGAGAATCTGGCGGACGAGACCACGGAAGACCTCGTTACGGATCTGCGTGTACTGTTCATCGTTCGGGTGAGCGTCGCGGAACTGGTTTTCGACGATCATCTTGACGCGGGAATCAAATTCGGCATACGTAATCTTGTGATCGTTAACTTCCCCGACCGGGTAGCTGTGAGCCTGGTTGGGCACACGGTCCATGGCCAGGAGGCCCACCGCGATACCTGCGGCGAAAATAACAATAACCCACTTGGCTTTTTCATTTATCCACGTTAACATAGAGAAAACTCCATAAAAAATGACGGGCTCAAATCTAATAAAAAAATTATAAATCGAATATAGATATAGCCGTATAGGGCCCTTTTTTTCTATTTATTGGTCAACAAAAACAAAAAGGACACCAACGGAGTTCTTCCCATGTACGATATTTTGGTCCTAGGCGCCGGAATTTCCGGCCTGTCCGCAGCACTCCACGCCGCAGAAAAAGGGCTTCACGTTTTGATTTTAACAAAAGGGGCCAAGCCGGACGGTTCATCGAACTACGCCCAGGGCGGTATTGCAACCGTCACCGAAAAGACGGACAAGTTCGTATTCCACATCGCCGACACGCTGGAAGCGGGCGCTGGCCTCTGCAAGAAGGAGCCCGTGAACATCCTCACCAAGAGCGGGCCCGCCACCATCAAGCAGCTCGTCAAATGGGGTGTCCAGTTCACGCCATCCCCGACCGACCACTCGCAGTTTGACCTCCACCTTGAGGGCGGCCACAGCCACCACCGCATTCTGCACGCCGCAGACCTCACCGGCAAGGAAATCATGAGGGCGCTCCTCTGCGAGCTACACAAGCAAAAGAACATCGACTACCTCGAGAACTGCTACATCAAGGACCTCATCTGTACCGGAACCGGCAAGGCCAAGCGCTGCATCGGTGCAAAGATTATCCACCAGAAGACCGGCATTGTCGAGAACCTCTATGCGAAGGCGACCATCCTTTCGACGGGCGGAGCTGGACGCATCTGGCAGTACACCGTGTGCCCGCACGACAGTTGTGGCGACGGCATGGCGATTGCCGCCCGCGCAGGCGCTGCCCTCCAGGACATCGAATTCATGCAGTTCCACCCGACAAGCTTGTATGCCCCGCAGCTCAAGAAGCCCTTCCTCATCTCGGAAGCGGTCCGCGGGTTCGGCGGCATCCTCAAGAACTACAAGGGCGAAGAATTCATGAACCAGGTACACCCGTTGCACTCCCTCGCTCCCCGCGACATCGTGGCCCGTGCCATTCACAGCGAGATGATGCGCCTCGGCAAGCCGAACATGTTCATCGACCTTTCCGGCCGCACGCCCAAGGACATCAAGAGCCACTTCCCCCACATCTACGCGAAGTGCCTCGACGCCGGCATCGACATCACCAAGGAATGGATTCCCGTCGTGCCCGCTGCCCACTACATGTGCGGCGGCGTGCTCGTAGACACGTGGTCCCGTACCGAAATCAAGGGCCTGTACGCCTGCGGCGAAGTTGCCGACACCGGTGTACACGGAGCCAACCGTCTCGCCTCCAACTCGCTCTTGGAGAGCGTGGTGTTCGCCATCCGCGCTGTGGACAACATTTGCGGAAGCGGATTAACCAAGGACAAATTCACCGCACCGAGAGCCACTAAAAAAGAAAAGGTCTCCTTCACCAAGGCGGCCTACTGGCGCAAGCGCAAGAAAATACTCCAGGATATGATGTGGGCCAACTGCGGCATCGTCCGCACGGTCGCTGGGCTCAACCAGGGGCTCAAGGTCATCGAAGACCTCGAAGGCGACATTGCCACGGCAATCAAGAACGGCGAAACCGAGAACTTCTACTACCTCGAATTCCTGAACGCACTCCAGGTGTCCAAGATGATCCTGCTCGCCGCACTCAGGCGCAAGGAATCCCGCGGGTTGCACTACATCCTCGACTACCCGAACCTTGACCCGAAGACCAAGCACCAGAGCATCTACCTGAGCGACAAGAAGTAAAATGAGCGAGCTGACGACACCCCGCAAGAACACGAAGCCCTCGAAAATAGGCGGTTACACGCCGACCCAGCAAATTGGTCATGGAGCCATGGGCGACATCTGGCTCTGCCACGACCCCTCCATGGACCGCATGGTTGTCGTGAAGCAGATGCACGCCTCGCTTATGAACCAAGACGACCTCATGCAGCGCTTCCAGCGCGAGGCCGTGATTCTTGCGCACCTGAACCACCCCGTCATCGTCCAGCCGCATGCCCTATGGAAGGAGAAAGACGGCAAGCTTTCGCTCTCGATGGAGTTCGTGCAAGGGAAAAGCCTGCGTGAACTCTTGAACAAGGACAGCCGGCCTCCCGTCTGGGCGGTCATGTACATCATGTACGAGATTCTCTCGGCCGTGGGGCACGCCCACCGCGAAGGAGTCATCCACCGCGACCTGAAGCCAGCGAACATCATGATAGACAAGGACGGTCGCGTACGCCTGCTCGACTTCGGAGTCGCCCACGCCGAGACCGAAGACACGGCCCTCACCATGGCCGGAGCCGTCATCGGGACCGCTGCCTACATGAGCCCTGAACAGATTCTCGGATTCGAGATTACCCCCGCCTCCGACCTCTTCAGCATCGGCATCGTCATGAGCGAAATGCTTATCGGCGAAAACCTATTCCGTGGAGAAAACCTGGAGCAGACATCCAAGCGCATCCAGAAACTCAAACTTTCCATGAAGGCCTTCCCTGACGACGTCCCGAAGCCACTCCGCAAGTTCGTCATGAAGCTCCTCGAAAAGAAGCCCAAGAACCGCCCCGTGTCAGCATGCGATGCGGCCGATCAACTTGCAAAAATGTTACTTCCCTATCCCAGGGACCTCACGCCCTACCTGGCCGACTGGGTTTACAGCACAAGCCAGGATACCGTCTCCGAACTCACTGTCCCCGTCACCCCGAACAGGTCAAAACGCATCTTTGCAACTGGCGCCGTGTCCGGATTTATTCTAGCTTTGGTCCTGGTTACCCTCGCGTACCTCATTTTATAGTATGGGACTTAGGATTTAAATGAACTGGATAGACATAGCAAGCCTCGTCATCATTCTTTCATTTGCTCTAGTCGGGCTATACCGCGGGTTTCTCCGCAGCGTCTTCCGTGTAGTGGCCTGGCTTGTCGGAATTGCCGGAGCCTATTTCTCACACCTGTTCCTCTCCGACTTCGTCATCGAGAATTTTGACGTGTCGTTCTTGGCGGTCAAGCCGATTTGCCTCATCATCGGTTTTGTCGTGCCATTCACACTTGCACAGCTTGCCGGGCATTTTTTGCACACCGCAGTATCCCACACCATCATCAGCAAGCCCAACCGCCTTTTCGGGGCATGCTTCGGGGCACTGAAGGGCGCCATCGTCTGCTTCATCCTGCTCACGATTATCCATTTCTTGCCGCTCAAAGATGGCGACTTTAACGACATGCGCAACGAAGCCGTCGCCTACGATACATACAAAAGTTCACTTGAGTTCATGGGCTACCCCACCGGACGCAAGGAAATCATCAAGAAGGCCGAAAAGAAAGCCGAAGCCATCACGAGTGGTATCGCCGAAAAAGTCACCGACAAGGCAAAAGACGGTGCCGAGCAAATTGCGGACAAGGCAAAAGAAGCCGCTGTTGACGCAGCAGGCAAGGCAATCGACAAAATTTCCGAAAATGCGACACAGGCTGTACTTGCCAAGGACAAGGCCACAGAAAGTGTTGCCAGCAAAGTGGATTCCGTCAAGACGAAATCCAGCGCCTCTAAACTTTAGACTTTAAAGCTACCACTTTCGAAGCGAGCGTTTTCGCGCATTTTTCCGCTTCGGCAATGATTTCGCGTTCGCCGTCGACATGGCGGTTTCGCATCAAGAATTTCCCGTCACAAATAACCGAATCGATCAGTCCGGAATTGGCCGCATACACCCAGTTCGAAGTGAGGTTGAACAAGGGCGACATGCAAACATCGTCCAAACGGACAAGCAAAGCATCTGCGAGAGTCCCCTCGGCAATGACGCCCGCATCGATTCCATAAGCAAGCGCACTAGCGCGAGTCGCCATGTGCAGAGCATCTCCGGCAGGGAGCGTATCCGCCATTCCCTTGACCTTGGCCAGCAACGCGGCAAACTTCATTTCTTCACGCATGTCCAGGTTATTGTTGGACGATGCGCCATCCGTCCCGAGTGCTACTTTCATTTTTGCGGCAAGCATCGCGGGAATGTCAGGAATTCCGCTATTCAGCTTGAGGTTGGAACACGGGTTGAGCACGACCGTCGCGCCTGATTCTGCCATGAGCGCCATATCGGCATCGGACAAGTGGACGCAATGCGCCGCAACGAGCGATTCGTTCAGCAAACCACAGCGTTTGAGCCATTCCACAGGAGAACATCCATGTTCCTTTATACACTGTTCCACTTCGCTTTGCGTTTCGGAGAGATGCGTATGCACAAGCATCCCCTCGGCGCGGGCCACCTCGGCACAGCGCTTCAATAGCGCCTCGCCCACCAAGTAAATGGAATGAGGCATCATGACCAACTTTACACGGTCATTTTCGCCAACGTGATTCCGGGCAAACGCGAAGTTCGCCTCGATTTTGTCCGGAGTCATCAGGTTTTCGGCCATGGTCACGCCAATAGCCGCACGCAGCCCCATTTCCGTCGCCACCTTCATGGTGCGCTCGCGGTGCCAATACATGTCGGCAAAGAACACCGTCCCCGACTTGATCATTTCGAGCGTGGCCAAGCGACTGCCTATTTCAATCTCATCGGGTCCCATCACGGCCTCGAATGGCCAGATATGGTCTTCGAGCCACGGGCGGAGCGGAAGGTCGTCTGCATAGCCGCGTAAAAGCACCATCGCCGCATGCGTGTGCGCGTTGTAGAACGGCGGGAGAATCGCCAAGTCCTTGCAGTCCACCACCTCAGCGTCGGCACATTCCTGCGCAGGGATATCCTTCGCAATCTTTGCAAAACGGTTCCCGTCAATGAGGACATCGGTCCGGGAATCATTCAGGAAAACGGACTGGAGAAGAATCTTGGACATCGTGATTAAAGCAAATCGGGGTCGATAGTGGGTTCGTAACCGGGCTCGACAAAATCTTCGGCGGCAATACCACGCCTGCGGGCAGCCTTCATCTGCTTGATGCGCTTGCGCTCGGCGGCCTTTTCCCTGCGCTGGGCAGCAGTCGCCGCCTTCTCGGCATGGCGCTGGGCACGGGTTTTCCTTTCCTTTAGTTCCGGGAAAACACATTCGTCGAACTGGTCAAGCATTTCGTTATCGGGTTCATCCGCATCATAGCCTTCGTCAAAGCGGATATCCGCATCGAAGTCATGGAAGCCTTCTTCCTCGTCGAACACAGGGGCATCCGCCGGGCATTCCTTCTTCAAGAACTTGAGCACCTTCGCGAAGGGTTCTTCCATCGGGACCTTGAACTTCATCTTCTTGCCCGTCGTCGGGTGGATGAGTTCAATCTTCACGGCCTGCAACAGTTGCGCAGGAGCCATCTCGAGAACCTTCGCGGCAATTTCCTTCATCAGAGGGGGCACGCGGTTCAGACTTTCTTCACGGCCATCATACAGCGGGTCACCGACTACCGGGTGGCCCGTATAGCGGCTATGCACACGAATCTGGTGCGTGCGTCCCGATTCAAGTTGTAGTTCAAGCAAAGTCGCAATTGCAAAGAATTTCTTCGCCACATAATGCGTACGGCTTTCCTTGCCGCCCTTCACCACTGCCATCTTCAGGCGGTTTTTCGGGTTACGGGCAATCGGAGCATCGATACAACCTTCCAAATCTCGCGGGCAGCCCCACACGAGCGCGTTGTAAGTGCGGTGCAGAGTACGGGTTTCCAGCTGGTGCGCAAGGTGCCTGTGGGCGGCATCGTTTTTTGCCACCACCATGAGACCCGGCGTATCTTTATCCAAGCGATGAACAATACCCGGACGAAGCGGACCATTGACCGCCGAAAGGTTTTCCTTGAAATGGTACAAAAGGGCCGCAGCGAGAGTTCCGTTCTGCACGCCGTTGCCCGGATGCACCACGAGATTGCGAGGTTTGTTCAAAACGACTATATCGTCATCCTCGTACACGATGTCGAGCGGGATGTTTTCAGGCTCAAGCGAGCTCGCTTCTTTTTCGGGAAGGCGATCTACCACCACGACCATGCCCGATTCCACACGGAAATTCTTGGATACGGCAGCCCCACCCACCTTCACTTCGCCAGCGGCAATCAGTTTCTGCACGTCGGTACGGGATACATTTTCCATAACACCGACAAGGAACTTGTCAATACGCTCACCGGAATGTTGTTCGTTAACGAGATAGTTCATGGGATAGTGGTTAGTGGTTAGTGGTTGGTGGTTAGTGGTTGGTGGTTAGGAGCTATGAGGTCGCTGCGCTTTGAGGTATGAGGTGTGAGGTATGAAAGTTTCATTGCTCATGGCTCACTGCTCATTGCTGGAGCCTCGAGCCTCGCGCCTTATTTGCTCTTTTTCAATTCTTTAATTTCTTTATGCAATTTTCGCAAGATAACTGGAGATAGGATGACGACTGCAACGCCGACGGTCACGAAGGAATCGGCCACATTGAACGTCGGGAAACGCGTCATGATGAAATCCGGGAAATCGCAGTCGATAAAGTCCACCACCATCTGCATGCGCATACGGTCGATAAAGTTGCCAATGGCGCCACCGATAATCATCACGACACCCAGGCGCGAAAGGAAATCCCTCTTGTCAATGCTACGATAGAACCAGAACAGCACACCGGCAGCGACAATCGATATAATCAAGAAGAACACCCAAGACGGGAGGAACGGCAACAAATCCTGCGGGCGGCTGCTGAAAGCGGCACCCTTGTTGAACACCAGCTGGAACCGTATCAAATCGCCTATCACGGAGATGCTTTCGTGGTTCGGCGCACCAAATTCGTTCGTAAAACGATGTATGCACCACAACTTTGTCAGCTGGTCGGCAACGATACTAAAAATCACCAAACCCAAATGGAACGGCCACTTATTATAAAATTTCACATTCTCGTCGTATTGCATCGTAAACTCGCTAGTGAGAAGCTTTCAGCTTGTTATAGGTTTCGTCAATCCACTTGTTAGAATAGAAATGACGCATCGTGTTCTTGACAATGTTTTTCACATCGTCCCTTGTAATTTTCACCTTCTTGTCCGAGACAAACACCGAAAGCCCGTCGCCGATGAGGCTCAGGTTCTCGGCAGCCATCAACAGCGGCCACAGGCAGAAAAGCCTTGTACGCATGTTGACTCTCGGAATCAATTTTGTGTAGGCTATGGCATCGTCAAGATGTTTCCAAGCCTTTTGAACAAGTTCGCCAAGAGCCGCGGCACAAGATTTCTTGTCGGCACCTTCGGCAAACATATCAAAAGAATGTTCAAAGCCATGACGGCGGCAAATTTCTTCGGGCACAAAACACACCCGGCGCCCGGAATCCTCGATGCAGTCCTTCACGATATTCGTGACCTGCAAGGCGAGCCCGAAACTCACGTCCAGCTGGGCAAGCAGTTTTTCACGTTCGGCGCCAATCAGGCTGGAATCGGCAGCAAAGAGCTTTGTCAAAAGTTTCCCGACAATGCCCGCGACATAATAGCAGTACTCGTCTAGGTCGCTCACGGATTCCAACGTGAACCAGCCGTTCGAGAGAGCCTGTTCCTGCCTGAGTGCGAACTTGGCCATACCTCCGCACATCTCGACAACAACATTGCGCACCGGCGCAGTATACTTCTCGGGAAGTTCATGGAGGAGCGGGACAACGACGGACGCCTGCAAGCACAAGTCCATGTTCGGATCGTCGGAGTTTTTCCAGCTCGCGGGGAGCGCGTCGACAAACTGCCGGATTTTTTCTTCGGGCAATTCCGCCGATTCAAAAATTCCCGCGAACAGGGAGAGAATACGGCCCTTCTCCGACGCCCCCATCACGGGGTCGTCTTCGACCGTATCGGCAATACGCAGGTACAGGTACGCAAGCAAGATGCTCTTGTGCAACTTGCCCGCGAGGATGTTGATGTTCAGGGCGAATGTCCTGGAAACCAACAACAGCCTGTCTTCGGCGTATCTCCAAGCCTCCCTAGAATTCATTCATTGTCTCCGCATAAAGGTCGGGGGGAATTTTCTTGCTCGCGGCCATCGCATGCACGTACTTGCGGAGGCGGCGATGCTTTTCGGCATAGCGCAACTTCCTGTTGAAGTTCCACGCCGTCCGGTTCAAGATGTCGGCCTCGATCCTCAAGTTTCCCCTACTGTCACTTTCGTAGCAGGTGCGGCGGTATTCCAAGAAATAGGCAGCCTGCAAAAGGCGCCCGATCTTGCGAACAGCCTTGCGGTACAGGACCGAAGCGACAATCAAAAAGAGCACAGCCGATACAGCGCCGATAACTGGCGGGTAAGCGGTAAACTTCCACACGACCCAGACAACGGAAAGCGTCGACAAGACAATGACGGAAAAAGTCCACAATATGCAGCGGAACCGCAAGAAACCAATGTAGGAGCGGTTTTTCGAGGCAAATTCCGGCAAAAAAGCCCATTTACGCCCTTTCCGCATCTGATTGTTCAGATAAAGCGGATAAGCAACCATGCGAAACCAATAGAACAAAGCAATCCATAGCACCAGGGGGACCCAAGTGACATAATTCAAGAAACGTATCAAATCCATGCCCCAAAAATACTAATTTTCAGATATCTCATAAATTTTATCAACAATTACTCCCTAAAAATACTTCAAAATACTACATTTATTACTCTGGGTGTTGATAGATTCGCATCCTAGTTTTCCGGACAAGGAATATTTGTTTATGCAAGTCGAATGGGAAAGATGCCTTAATTATCTTCGCGGGATGCTTTCGGATTCCGTGTACAAAACATATTTCGCACAGACCAAGCTTGTCAACCAAACGACAGGGCATGCCACAATATCCATCCCGTTCGGACTGGATACCAAAGTTTACTCGGCCTACAAAGACCTGATCCGTCTCGGCTGGCGCGAAACCACCCACGACGACTCCCCCATCGAATTTGATTTCCTTTCGCAAGAAGCCATACCGCAATCCGTGGTCAACGCAGGCGAAAACGTATTCAAGGATTTCGCAAAGCCCAGCGTACCGCTTTCCAGCAGCTTCCGCTTCGAGAACTTCGTCCCCGGCGACAAGGCCCAGCTCGCGTTCAACGCAGCCCTCGCCGTAGCCCGTAACCCCGACGGCACGCAGTACAACCCGCTGTTCATCTACGGCTCGTCCGGCCTCGGCAAGACGCACCTGCTGCAAGCCATCGGCAACTATATCCTCGAAGACGACCCGAACAAGCGCGTTTGCTACCTCACCAGCGAAGACTTCTCGCAGCAGTACATGAAGTGCCTCAAGGAAAACCGCGTGACCGAGATGAGCGACTTCTACCGTAACGAGGTGGACATCCTGCTCATCGACGACATCCAGAACTGGACCGGCAAGTACGAGACGCAGAACGAATTCTTCCTTATCTTCAACGCGCTGCACCAGGCAGGCAAGCAGATTGTGCTCACCTCCGATGCCCCCGCCGTCGAAGTCAAGAACCTTTCCGACCGCCTCGTGAGCCGTTT
The sequence above is a segment of the uncultured Fibrobacter sp. genome. Coding sequences within it:
- the nadB gene encoding L-aspartate oxidase, with translation MYDILVLGAGISGLSAALHAAEKGLHVLILTKGAKPDGSSNYAQGGIATVTEKTDKFVFHIADTLEAGAGLCKKEPVNILTKSGPATIKQLVKWGVQFTPSPTDHSQFDLHLEGGHSHHRILHAADLTGKEIMRALLCELHKQKNIDYLENCYIKDLICTGTGKAKRCIGAKIIHQKTGIVENLYAKATILSTGGAGRIWQYTVCPHDSCGDGMAIAARAGAALQDIEFMQFHPTSLYAPQLKKPFLISEAVRGFGGILKNYKGEEFMNQVHPLHSLAPRDIVARAIHSEMMRLGKPNMFIDLSGRTPKDIKSHFPHIYAKCLDAGIDITKEWIPVVPAAHYMCGGVLVDTWSRTEIKGLYACGEVADTGVHGANRLASNSLLESVVFAIRAVDNICGSGLTKDKFTAPRATKKEKVSFTKAAYWRKRKKILQDMMWANCGIVRTVAGLNQGLKVIEDLEGDIATAIKNGETENFYYLEFLNALQVSKMILLAALRRKESRGLHYILDYPNLDPKTKHQSIYLSDKK
- a CDS encoding RluA family pseudouridine synthase, translating into MNYLVNEQHSGERIDKFLVGVMENVSRTDVQKLIAAGEVKVGGAAVSKNFRVESGMVVVVDRLPEKEASSLEPENIPLDIVYEDDDIVVLNKPRNLVVHPGNGVQNGTLAAALLYHFKENLSAVNGPLRPGIVHRLDKDTPGLMVVAKNDAAHRHLAHQLETRTLHRTYNALVWGCPRDLEGCIDAPIARNPKNRLKMAVVKGGKESRTHYVAKKFFAIATLLELQLESGRTHQIRVHSRYTGHPVVGDPLYDGREESLNRVPPLMKEIAAKVLEMAPAQLLQAVKIELIHPTTGKKMKFKVPMEEPFAKVLKFLKKECPADAPVFDEEEGFHDFDADIRFDEGYDADEPDNEMLDQFDECVFPELKERKTRAQRHAEKAATAAQRREKAAERKRIKQMKAARRRGIAAEDFVEPGYEPTIDPDLL
- a CDS encoding peptidylprolyl isomerase, whose translation is MLTWINEKAKWVIVIFAAGIAVGLLAMDRVPNQAHSYPVGEVNDHKITYAEFDSRVKMIVENQFRDAHPNDEQYTQIRNEVFRGLVRQILLQKEYGKADLRASVAELRSEFKRNPDAVRARLVQEAQQRLYSIQRQATSQEDANQRAQAYIATLPKFLTDSTFNKADYDAWLDTREAFQWGVMLQYEEDLKNTTIPMRQLQMLVGAGIHQTSLESEWIANRRETQVELQVAVVPNSAFEVSAESIDDASAKAYFEANKDSFYVADDAARFLVASIPVAATTGDEERIKDYAMTIYNQLTDSSVATTFEDLARVSSEDLASAEKGGLLSEDYMPKGTYVKEFEDAAYALDSGAVSLPIRTRFGFHIIKSYGKIQDSTGAEKIKAGHILLVVNASSETVDSLERILSGIKADVDAGKDFAAAAKERNVDVFTSNWVDRGSSIEKLGYLKGLTAYAWPNENLPDEASLVSPVLKNDNFVAIFYKTDVVKPGERSFAYAEPNIKNALARKKAGEACANYLNSVAEKVKAYKPAADSTQSEISVDKVNFQTLTTSLEGYVQGFGYSNPKFAGAVLAQKEGEWGPVIQANDGAVMMKVVSKKAADEAAVKSAVKDDKENSARFASSSIFNQYVNNIENGTAVKSNLDLYYKD
- a CDS encoding CvpA family protein yields the protein MNWIDIASLVIILSFALVGLYRGFLRSVFRVVAWLVGIAGAYFSHLFLSDFVIENFDVSFLAVKPICLIIGFVVPFTLAQLAGHFLHTAVSHTIISKPNRLFGACFGALKGAIVCFILLTIIHFLPLKDGDFNDMRNEAVAYDTYKSSLEFMGYPTGRKEIIKKAEKKAEAITSGIAEKVTDKAKDGAEQIADKAKEAAVDAAGKAIDKISENATQAVLAKDKATESVASKVDSVKTKSSASKL
- a CDS encoding amidohydrolase, which gives rise to MSKILLQSVFLNDSRTDVLIDGNRFAKIAKDIPAQECADAEVVDCKDLAILPPFYNAHTHAAMVLLRGYADDLPLRPWLEDHIWPFEAVMGPDEIEIGSRLATLEMIKSGTVFFADMYWHRERTMKVATEMGLRAAIGVTMAENLMTPDKIEANFAFARNHVGENDRVKLVMMPHSIYLVGEALLKRCAEVARAEGMLVHTHLSETQSEVEQCIKEHGCSPVEWLKRCGLLNESLVAAHCVHLSDADMALMAESGATVVLNPCSNLKLNSGIPDIPAMLAAKMKVALGTDGASSNNNLDMREEMKFAALLAKVKGMADTLPAGDALHMATRASALAYGIDAGVIAEGTLADALLVRLDDVCMSPLFNLTSNWVYAANSGLIDSVICDGKFLMRNRHVDGEREIIAEAEKCAKTLASKVVALKSKV
- the dnaA gene encoding chromosomal replication initiator protein DnaA, which gives rise to MQVEWERCLNYLRGMLSDSVYKTYFAQTKLVNQTTGHATISIPFGLDTKVYSAYKDLIRLGWRETTHDDSPIEFDFLSQEAIPQSVVNAGENVFKDFAKPSVPLSSSFRFENFVPGDKAQLAFNAALAVARNPDGTQYNPLFIYGSSGLGKTHLLQAIGNYILEDDPNKRVCYLTSEDFSQQYMKCLKENRVTEMSDFYRNEVDILLIDDIQNWTGKYETQNEFFLIFNALHQAGKQIVLTSDAPAVEVKNLSDRLVSRFAWGLTVDIQPPDVETREAILQKKAEERHLEISDEVIHFLAEHIASNVRCLESAIIKLTLQASLMNHDIDMSIAQKVVAEIAPTLRRRVSLDAVLHAVSQHYEVPESKLTEPGRGTKEISKARQVAMFLMRECSSISLQSIGSRFGGKDHSTVVHAIKSVKKEMETDPSFARLIESLKNSIHD
- the lspA gene encoding signal peptidase II, yielding MQYDENVKFYNKWPFHLGLVIFSIVADQLTKLWCIHRFTNEFGAPNHESISVIGDLIRFQLVFNKGAAFSSRPQDLLPFLPSWVFFLIISIVAAGVLFWFYRSIDKRDFLSRLGVVMIIGGAIGNFIDRMRMQMVVDFIDCDFPDFIMTRFPTFNVADSFVTVGVAVVILSPVILRKLHKEIKELKKSK
- a CDS encoding squalene/phytoene synthase family protein, translated to MNSREAWRYAEDRLLLVSRTFALNINILAGKLHKSILLAYLYLRIADTVEDDPVMGASEKGRILSLFAGIFESAELPEEKIRQFVDALPASWKNSDDPNMDLCLQASVVVPLLHELPEKYTAPVRNVVVEMCGGMAKFALRQEQALSNGWFTLESVSDLDEYCYYVAGIVGKLLTKLFAADSSLIGAEREKLLAQLDVSFGLALQVTNIVKDCIEDSGRRVCFVPEEICRRHGFEHSFDMFAEGADKKSCAAALGELVQKAWKHLDDAIAYTKLIPRVNMRTRLFCLWPLLMAAENLSLIGDGLSVFVSDKKVKITRDDVKNIVKNTMRHFYSNKWIDETYNKLKASH
- a CDS encoding serine/threonine-protein kinase, which encodes MSELTTPRKNTKPSKIGGYTPTQQIGHGAMGDIWLCHDPSMDRMVVVKQMHASLMNQDDLMQRFQREAVILAHLNHPVIVQPHALWKEKDGKLSLSMEFVQGKSLRELLNKDSRPPVWAVMYIMYEILSAVGHAHREGVIHRDLKPANIMIDKDGRVRLLDFGVAHAETEDTALTMAGAVIGTAAYMSPEQILGFEITPASDLFSIGIVMSEMLIGENLFRGENLEQTSKRIQKLKLSMKAFPDDVPKPLRKFVMKLLEKKPKNRPVSACDAADQLAKMLLPYPRDLTPYLADWVYSTSQDTVSELTVPVTPNRSKRIFATGAVSGFILALVLVTLAYLIL